Proteins encoded by one window of Sorex araneus isolate mSorAra2 chromosome 3, mSorAra2.pri, whole genome shotgun sequence:
- the RPAIN gene encoding RPA-interacting protein isoform X2 produces MAGSSGSQHSSLYKVVNSQPWKESFRRGCLERMRNSRDRLLSRYRRAGGNMGERKQKALLVQEVMEEEWKALQSVDSAPAAVAQLEELMDLTVLEEIQQELFDQGITPGGAQGTIWDAGNQTWVGHVQGKRPTRCAIAPAPSLCFQGIRNFWFKHCPEKTVKKLQLVLSRRVKGYLVPNFINNFLQSS; encoded by the exons ATGGCAGGCTCTTCAGGCTCTCAGCACAGCTCTCTGTACAAAGTGGTGAACTCGCAGCCTTGGAAAGAGAGTTTCCGGCGG GGATGCTTGGAGAGAATGAGAAACAGCCGGGACAGGCTCCTGAGCCGTTACCGCAGGGCTGGAGGCAATatgggagagagaaagcagaaggctCTTCTTGTGCAGGAAGTGATGGAAGAAGAGTGGAAGGCTTTGCAGTCAGTGGACAGTGCTCCGGCAGCGGTGGCTCAG TTGGAGGAGCTAATGGATCTGACTGTGCTGGAAGAAATCCAACAAGAGTTGTTTGACCAAG gaattactcctggcggtgctcaggggaccatatgggatgctgggaatcaaacctgggtcggccacgtgcaaggcaaacgccctacccgctgtgctattgctccagccccaagcctgtgCTTTCAAGGGATTCGCAACTTCTGGTTCAAACACTGCCCAGAAAAGACAGTCAAGAAACTTCAGCTGGTACTTTCAAGGAGGGTAAAAGGTTACCTCGTTCCtaattttatcaataattttctacagtcttcttaa
- the RPAIN gene encoding RPA-interacting protein isoform X1, which translates to MAGSSGSQHSSLYKVVNSQPWKESFRRGCLERMRNSRDRLLSRYRRAGGNMGERKQKALLVQEVMEEEWKALQSVDSAPAAVAQLEELMDLTVLEEIQQELFDQEQSIISEYEKSLQFDEKCFNIILAEWETNPLICPVCTKYNLRIASGVVMCQCGLYIPSHLTEQKLRTCLEDTVNEHSTHCTHTPKFSLTEGIEEKPCLLMSCLVCDTWTVII; encoded by the exons ATGGCAGGCTCTTCAGGCTCTCAGCACAGCTCTCTGTACAAAGTGGTGAACTCGCAGCCTTGGAAAGAGAGTTTCCGGCGG GGATGCTTGGAGAGAATGAGAAACAGCCGGGACAGGCTCCTGAGCCGTTACCGCAGGGCTGGAGGCAATatgggagagagaaagcagaaggctCTTCTTGTGCAGGAAGTGATGGAAGAAGAGTGGAAGGCTTTGCAGTCAGTGGACAGTGCTCCGGCAGCGGTGGCTCAG TTGGAGGAGCTAATGGATCTGACTGTGCTGGAAGAAATCCAACAAGAGTTGTTTGACCAAG AACAGTCCATCATTAGTGAGTATGAAAAGAGTTTGCAGTTTGATGAGAAGTGCTTCAACATCATACTGGCTGAGTGGGAAACAAATCCCCTCATTTGTCCTGTGTGTACAAA GTACAACCTGAGAATAGCAAGTGGTGTGGTCATGTGTCAGTGTGGCCTATACATCCCCTCTCAT TTGACAGAACAGAAACTTCGTACCTGTTTAGAGGACACTGTGAATGAGCACAGTACACACTGTACTCACACACCTAAATTTTCTCTCACTGAAGGAATAGAAGAAAAACCTTGCCTTCTCATGAGTTGTCTG GTTTGTGACACTTGGACTGTGATCATCTAG
- the RPAIN gene encoding RPA-interacting protein isoform X3 — protein MRNSRDRLLSRYRRAGGNMGERKQKALLVQEVMEEEWKALQSVDSAPAAVAQLEELMDLTVLEEIQQELFDQEQSIISEYEKSLQFDEKCFNIILAEWETNPLICPVCTKYNLRIASGVVMCQCGLYIPSHLTEQKLRTCLEDTVNEHSTHCTHTPKFSLTEGIEEKPCLLMSCLVCDTWTVII, from the exons ATGAGAAACAGCCGGGACAGGCTCCTGAGCCGTTACCGCAGGGCTGGAGGCAATatgggagagagaaagcagaaggctCTTCTTGTGCAGGAAGTGATGGAAGAAGAGTGGAAGGCTTTGCAGTCAGTGGACAGTGCTCCGGCAGCGGTGGCTCAG TTGGAGGAGCTAATGGATCTGACTGTGCTGGAAGAAATCCAACAAGAGTTGTTTGACCAAG AACAGTCCATCATTAGTGAGTATGAAAAGAGTTTGCAGTTTGATGAGAAGTGCTTCAACATCATACTGGCTGAGTGGGAAACAAATCCCCTCATTTGTCCTGTGTGTACAAA GTACAACCTGAGAATAGCAAGTGGTGTGGTCATGTGTCAGTGTGGCCTATACATCCCCTCTCAT TTGACAGAACAGAAACTTCGTACCTGTTTAGAGGACACTGTGAATGAGCACAGTACACACTGTACTCACACACCTAAATTTTCTCTCACTGAAGGAATAGAAGAAAAACCTTGCCTTCTCATGAGTTGTCTG GTTTGTGACACTTGGACTGTGATCATCTAG